The Coffea arabica cultivar ET-39 chromosome 9e, Coffea Arabica ET-39 HiFi, whole genome shotgun sequence genome has a window encoding:
- the LOC140014589 gene encoding uncharacterized protein, with amino-acid sequence MVSRRYIWNLRIPLCISIFMWRLLNNAIPLPDILQSLGFNMHSKCPFYPSCETLDHLFSLCPLADELWSFFERLLDISRSRNDEILARLQGLWSHSTESSTRGCFSQVLPAVVCWEIWKDRNLHFFEGIVTLAAQLRRLIMMNVQAIVRAWPRPSKNSDAGLPTTGLISFPAPRRPCSKQTFFWEAPPFPLTKLNMDGSSLGNPELSGGRGIIRDHSGHVLAAFSTFFGHCTSLEAEARALLEGLLNCQAHGCSWVWIEMDFKVLLDVIRVKVKCPWRIDNIVCQI; translated from the coding sequence ATGGTATCACGGCGCTATATTTGGAACTTACGAATCCCATTGTGCATTTCAATATTCATGTGGCGGCTTTTGAACAATGCGATTCCCCTGCCTGATATTCTCCAAAGCTTAGGATTCAACATGCACTCAAAATGCCCCTTCTACCCCAGCTGCGAGACACTGGACCATTTATTCTCCTTGTGCCCTCTTGCTGATGAACTCTGGTCTTTCTTTGAGCGGCTTCTAGATATTTCGCGGTCTAGGAATGATGAAATTCTAGCTCGTCTGCAAGGCCTATGGTCTCACTCCACTGAGTCGTCCACGAGAGGCTGCTTTTCACAGGTTCTGCCCGCCGTTGTTTGTTGGGAAATCTGGAAAGATCGGAACCTCCACTTCTTTGAAGGTATAGTCACCTTGGCTGCTCAGCTCCGTCGTCTCATCATGATGAATGTGCAAGCCATCGTGCGTGCCTGGCCCCGGCCAAGCAAGAATTCAGACGCCGGTCTTCCGACCACGGGCTTGATTTCTTTCCCTGCCCCACGAAGGCCCTGTTCAAAACAAACCTTTTTTTGGGAAGCACCCCCGTTCCCACTAACGAAACTAAACATGGATGGGTCCTCACTGGGCAACCCCGAGCTCTCCGGTGGGAGAGGTATCATTCGGGATCATTCAGGGCATGTGCTAGCGGCTTTTTCTACTTTCTTTGGACATTGCACAAGCTTAGAAGCGGAGGCACGGGCACTGTTAGAAGGGCTTCTTAACTGCCAGGCACACGGTTGTTCCTGGGTTTGGATAGAAATGGACTTCAAAGTGTTGTTGGATGTGATTCGGGTGAAAGTAAAATGCCCGTGGCGCATTGATAATATTGTCTGCCAGATCTAG
- the LOC113710011 gene encoding uncharacterized protein, whose translation MSLVAVCEPKTSLLNLDSVRVKVGMDLAVANQSSSVWVLYKSAFTCHTIGESNQHITLGIGSQLLPEEICFSFVHAKCTAQEREGLWVELLREKPAVKPWFLVGDFNVILNAEEKWGSLPFRQADRVELAQFMSLAEVGDAGFSGSRYIWCNNRQGLARVWKRLDRFLLNSAAMRMENAFIVQHLGRDPSDHAPLLLSAVTRLDGKPMPLRFLNVWTTKPDFLDVIKECWSFSFPGSSLKILAEKLRRAKQALRQWSRSSFGDIFLAIRTAEQKMVEAEIAHDDHPSDGLLMNLHETRARLRNALMVEGEFWRQKARVKWLMDGNRNTGLFTKEVGRIASDMLEVIPRVITEHDNNLLMEVPSIHEVRGVIFSMDGDSAAGLDGFTGKLFTVAWEVVVVDVHRAIASFFCGAMLPRSVTATAIVLLPKVQCPQDFTQFRPISLCNFVNKAIFKILSTLLARVFPRIISLQQSGFVPGRQMADNFLLAQELLSDIKKPNRGGNVMLKLDMMKAYDRVSWLFFTQVLWRFGFSETWIDMVWRLISNVWFSVIVNGLPHGFFKSTRGLRQGDPISPTLFVIGAEVLSRSLNALAEHRSYRPFKVPSGCPVVTHLAYADDVIIFTNGLKASVQLVKRVVDGYYSLSGQQVNCQKSYFLVHPRLPPQHRAMIRMVTGFSYKSFPIKYLGCPLYIGRRRLTYFADICMPVHLLAAASPPKGVFASIEKVMAEFLWGSSDVGHKFHWISWRELCQPPEAGGIGIRSIAKAQWNVQLLNRVLEPELVRQVVKVPRPSSRGTDRMVWALTADGIQLLVGRFSGLAEGMSTQDFLLHAPVVAVASSAYGYATKIWGSGTV comes from the exons ATGTCGTTGGTAGCAGTTTGTGAACCTAAGACTTCTCTATTGAACCTGGATTCGGTCCGGGTGAAGGTAGGAATGGATTTAGCTGTTGCAAATCAGTCGAGTAGTGTTTGGGTATTGTACAAATCTGCGTTTACTTGTCATACGATAGGGGAATCCAATCAGCACATCACATTGGGCATTGGTTCCCAATTATTGCCTGAGGAGATATGCTTTTCATTTGTTCATGCAAAGTGCACTGCTCAAGAGAGGGAAGGCCTATGGGTAGAGCTATTGCGCGAGAAGCCGGCGGTTAAGCCCTGGTTTCTAGTGGGggattttaatgttattttgaATGCAGAGGAAAAATGGGGCAGCTTACCTTTCAGGCAGGCCGATAGGGTGGAGTTAGCACAATTTATGTCATTGGCAGAGGTTGGGGATGCTGGCTTCTCGGGGTCCAGGTATATTTGGTGTAATAATAGGCAAGGTTTGGCTAGGGTTTGGAAGCGCTTAGACAGATTTTTGCTCAACTCCGCAGCAATGAGGATGGAAAATGCTTTCATAGTGCAACATTTGGGGAGAGATCCGTCTGATCATGCCCCCCTGCTGTTGTCTGCGGTGACGAGGTTGGATGGTAAGCCAATGCCGCTCCGCTTCTTGAATGTGTGGACAACAAAACCTGATTTCCTGGATGTGATTAAAGAGTGTTGGTCTTTTTCCTTCCCTGGGTCGTCTCTCAAGATTTTAGCGGAGAAGCTACGTAGGGCGAAGCAAGCGCTTCGACAATGGTCTAGAAGCTCTTTTGGTGACATATTCTTGGCGATTCGGACAGCGGAGCAAAAGATGGTAGAGGCGGAAATAGCCCATGATGACCATCCATCAGACGGGTTGTTGATGAATCTACATGAGACGCGTGCTCGACTGCGCAATGCTTTAATGGTTGAGGGAGAGTTCTGGAGGCAGAAAGCTCGGGTTAAATGGCTTATGGATGGCAACAGGAATACG GGGTTGTTTACAAAAGAGGTGGGAAGAATTGCCAGTGACATGTTAGAGGTCATTCCTAGGGTTATCACTGAACACGATAACAATTTGCTGATGGAGGTCCCATCAATACACGAAGTGAGGGGGGTCATCTTCTCAATGGATGGGGATAGTGCCGCGGGTCTGGATGGCTTCACGGGGAAGCTTTTCACGGTTGCGTGGGAGGTGGTCGTTGTGGATGTTCATAGGGCTATAGCGAGCTTCTTTTGTGGCGCAATGTTGCCAAGAAGCGTCACCGCTACTGCAATTGTGTTGCTTCCCAAGGTTCAATGCCCACAGGATTTTACACAATTTCGACCGATAAGTTTATGCAACTTTGTCAACAAGGCCATCTTCAAAATCTTATCCACCCTTTTGGCTAGGGTTTTTCCTCGGATTATCTCACTGCAGCAGAGTGGTTTCGTGCCAGGGAGACAGATGGCGGATAATTTTCTATTAGCTCAAGAGTTGTTGAGCGATATTAAGAAACCCAACCGGGGAGGGAATGTAATGCTCAAACTAGACATGATGAAGGCCTACGATAGGGTATCGTGGTTGTTTTTTACACAAGTTCTGTGGCGTTTTGGTTTTAGTGAGACTTGGATTGATATGGTGTGGAGGTTGATTTCCAATGTTTGGTTTTCCGTCATTGTGAATGGCTTGCCGCATGGGTTCTTTAAGTCTACCCGAGGATTGCGCCAGGGAGATCCAATTTCGCCGACCTTGTTTGTCATTGGGGCAGAGGTACTTTCTCGCTCTCTAAATGCTTTGGCGGAGCATCGGAGCTACCGACCCTTTAAAGTCCCGAGTGGATGCCCTGTGGTCACGCACTTGGCTTATGCAGACGACGTGATCATTTTCACTAACGGCCTTAAGGCTTCTGTGCAGTTGGTCAAGAGGGTAGTCGATGGATACTATTCACTGTCGGGGCAGCAGGTTAACTGTCAGAAGAGTTATTTTTTGGTGCACCCCAGGTTGCCTCCGCAACACCGAGCAATGATCAGAATGGTTACGGGCTTCTCGTACAAgtcttttccaatcaaatacCTCGGCTGTCCTTTATATATTGGAAGGAGAAGATTGACTTACTTTGCAGATATCTGCA TGCCGGTCCATCTGTTAGCAGCGGCATCACCACCAAAGGGAGTTTTTGCCTCTATCGAAAAGGTGATGGCTGAATTTTTGTGGGGTTCGTCGGATGTTGGCCATAAGTTTCATTGGATAAGCTGGAGGGAGCTGTGCCAGCCTCCGGAAGCAGGTGGGATCGGAATTCGGAGCATTGCTAAG GCCCAATGGAATGTGCAGCTGCTTAATCGGGTCTTAGAGCCGGAGCTGGTGAGGCAGGTGGTGAAGGTCCCTCGTCCTTCCTCTCGAGGAACGGATAGGATGGTCTGGGCTTTAACGGCGGATG GCATCCAATTGCTCGTGGGTCGCTTCTCAGGTTTGGCTGAAGGGATGTCCACTcaagatttccttcttcatgctcCAGTTGTTGCGGTCGCATCTTCCGCTTATGGATATGCTACGAAGATTTGGGGTTCAGGGACTGTCTAA